The sequence below is a genomic window from Acidobacteriota bacterium.
GCGATGCCGCTTTGGCTGGCCCGGATCCAGCGAGTCTTGGCGGTCTCGAGAGCCGGAGAAACGGTCTTGGAATGCTCGCCCTCGGGCCACAGGTCCAGCTCGGTGAGCACGCGGAGCACGCCGCGCACTCCCACCGCGATGGAGTCGTCGTCGAAACGCATGGGCTCACCGGCCTCGTAGACCACCATGGGAATCTTCTGCTTGCGGGCGGCGGCACGGAGGGAGCCCCGGAGGCTGCCGGCGTCGTAGATCAGGGGAGCGCCAAAGGCTTCGGCCAGGCGGCGCACTTCCGGGTTCTCGAGGTTGCCCCGGATCTGGGGCAGGTTGGTCCGATGCTGGGAACCGGTGTGGAGGTCGATGCCGTAGTGACACTGATTCACCACTTGGGTCATGAAGAGGTGGGCCAGACGGGAGGCTAGGGAGCCGCGGGGAGACCCGGGAAAGGAGCGGTTGAGGTCCCGGCGGTCGGGGAGGTAGCGGTCCTGTTGAACAAAGCCGAAGACGTTGACCACCGGCACCGCCAGCACGGCGCCGCGGAGGGTCCCCGGGTCGAGGTGGTCGAGAACCTGGTTGATGATCTCCACCCCGTTGAGCTCGTCA
It includes:
- a CDS encoding succinylglutamate desuccinylase/aspartoacylase family protein, with product MAKPATPWASEPIRIGESTVAPGSFARLELPLARLFTGTWLKLPVAVIHGATPGPRVWLDAAIHGDELNGVEIINQVLDHLDPGTLRGAVLAVPVVNVFGFVQQDRYLPDRRDLNRSFPGSPRGSLASRLAHLFMTQVVNQCHYGIDLHTGSQHRTNLPQIRGNLENPEVRRLAEAFGAPLIYDAGSLRGSLRAAARKQKIPMVVYEAGEPMRFDDDSIAVGVRGVLRVLTELDLWPEGEHSKTVSPALETAKTRWIRASQSGIAYLDVKLGERVQKNQTLGHISDPLSPTRRLIRAPAAGMVIGFTNNPLVHQGDALLHLAMTE